TAGAAAAGCTTAGTGATGGCCAAGGGTTGGGAATGGTAGAAAAGAGGTGTGGTTATAAAAGACAGGCACAGGGAGTATGTGATGACACAGGTGCTTATTGGAATGGGGTTACAGACTGGAATAACTAAAATGGTAATTTATgcagtgaagaaaaagaaaaaaaaagcagaagttgTAAACAGCCATGTGATAGAAACTCACGATGAAATAAGAAGTGCTGcggtgtgcttagtcgctcagtcatgtccaattctttgcaaccccatgaattgtcgacaagcaggttcctctgtccatgggattctccaggcaagaatactggagtgggttgccatttccttctccagaaataagAAGTAACAGTAAGTAAGTAATTTCTGTCTCAGAGAGATAATTAAAAACAATCACATGGGCAACAAAGCAAGGGGGTGACATCTCATATCAGcataacattattttaatttcctaaatatattaaatactatAATAAAACAATGTTGAAAATTTCTCCAAAGTCACACATTTGAGGAGAACCTGTAGAAATACTGACTCTTAGTGGACATGCCCTATCGATGCAAGATTTAATCAAGAGTCTTGTGTGCTACAAAAGGAAAGTTAACCAAGAgttaacaaatatataaatgtatgtatatatatgcaaagaaagaaggggggtgggaggaaggaattcaggaagtaagaaagaaaagaaaaatgtcccAGTCAATTAAAAGACAGTCTCTAGACTTGTTGTTTTGCTCTCAGTACTCTAGGGATAATCAACAAATTGCTTGGCATCTCCTCAGGGAGAATctcaaaaagtgaaagaaattcaTAAATTCTTCTCACTTAGCCATGTCAGAAATACAGGTGAGGGTCATGAGAGATGCTTCATTACAGGTAAAATAACAGGATATTTCATGTTTTGCCCCATTTTCAATATCAACAGTGTTTCAGTGACATATTCAAAGTTCCAGTTTAGCTCAGTGGCAAAGCCCAAGCAAAATGAGACCGCTTTTGAtaccattttctttgttttccactACTCCATAATTCCTGAACAGGAATAGGACCTCTCTTCTTGTCTCTTCATATTAATTTGTTGAATGTTACTCCATAGGATGACAGAAAAATGCTGAAAAGCACATTTGAAACATCaccatgatatttattttatataaacaacAATATCTCTAATGGAGGGCAAAGTAGAGAGCAAATGACACATAACAAAAGAGACGTGAATTTTTAGAAATTGGGAAAATTCAAAAGCTGGAGGTAAAAAACTCCTTTAAAAACTCCTTCTGAATTCTTATTTAGTGCTCCACATGCTTTTGTGTGACCTCCCCTCAACATCATTTAACATTTaatgattatttaaataaatgtaaaagtctAATTCTTTCCAGATCACTTGATGAGGCAAAATGGAATTCTCACCTCACACTGAGATGTAGAAAACATTATTTGCATATTAAGAGACTTCTAAGTAGCCAGTTTTATGATAATGGTACAATGATCAACATATTCTTTGATGTCAAGTGAGATCTGACggaaaatatataattatctcATGAGgtacagctttaaaaaaataacaattgaTAGTCAACAAAGATGTTAAATTCTGAGAAAACTATTTGGTTCTTGTAGAATGCTAAAacatgagagaaaaacaaaaaaaattctatcTTTTCTTATATTTACAGGAAAATTGAAATTTGCTGTTTGTATTTTCTCACTTTCATAAttgcaaagcaaagcaaagaaacaaagacaaGTTTCATACTACTTCTTATTAAATATATTGAAGATATTTCTCTAAACATATTCTCTAGTGATGCACATTTCAATATTTCTGATATAAGAAAAGTGTATGCATCAAGGCAAGACTGGTGATTAGGAGGTCATAAAATTGTAAGCAGTATTTTTAGTGAATTAAATCAGATTTCATGTAATCATTTTCACATGTAATGTTATAAAATTgtgcttttattccttttcttataGAGATCCTTTAGCTATTACTGTCACTGTAATTTTTATTGTAATCTgtatcatttctatttctttaaagaaacattcaggctcacaatattttaaatttaataattatctACCTTAAACTGCCATCCACTTCTTACACTGGTATATTCTTGATATGTATATTATTAAGGTctttcagatatatttttatttgattatataaaaataactatGTTTTGTATTATAGTTGAAGGAATTTCTTTGGCTTGagatgtaaaatttaaaataatatgcaaGGATCCATGTATAGCCATTCTATAGTGTATTTCATCCCATCATTCTCGAACATTATTACTTAACATAggaattttgaactttttttttatcaTACTGTGGCCcgttgtgctcagttgctaagttccaggtgactgcgaccccatggactatagcctgccaggcttctctgtccatgggattttccatggcaagaatactggaatgtgttgccatttcctttccatgggatctttctgatccggggattgaactcatgtctcctgcattggcaggcaaattctgtaatcctgagtcaccagggaagtccccttttaaagtttcagttcagtcgctcagtcgtgtccgactctttgcaaccccatgaaccgcaacacgccaggcctccctgtccatcaccaactcccagaattcacccagactcacatccatcgagtcagtgatgccatccagccatctcatcctctgtcatcccattctcctcctgcccccaatccctcccagcatcagagtctttccaatgagtcaactcttcgcataaggtggccaaagtactagagtttcagctttagcatcattccttccaaagaaatcccagggctgatctccttcagaatggactggttggatctccttgcagtccaagggactctcaagagtcttctccaacaccacagttcaaaagcatcaattcttcggtgctcagctttcttcacagtccaactctcacatccatacatgagcacctgaaaaaccatagccttcactagacggacctttgtttggcaaagtaatgtctctgcttttgaatatgctatctaggttggtcataactttccttccaaggagtaagcgtttagCATCACTTTATTCAAAGCAAGTTATTATGATATTCAAGATATGAAAATGATGCTAATTACTTCTCTTTCTTCCAATTTGCTCAAATTCCCTCATATTACCCTGGGTTCTTGCATAATAAAGTACATTTATATTCTTACAAGTTATAGAAGTCCATTATAGTGAAAATGCCCCTTGGGTCAGattaatattttaaggaaatatagatcaaaataaaattttatttacattttgctaagatAACTAAGAAATTTAGAAGATAAAAAAATTCAAGCACTCTGATGGCCCAAAATTATTTCTGCAGAAGGGGCAAGGCTTGGAGTAAATTGcatgtattccattgtacatTATATAATCCTCACCTGTTAATCATATTGCCTTGACAAAGAAGGTATGTCACAGTGCAGATGAATTTACATACATAAAGATCTCTTTGAGCTAAGCTGTTGacttcattttgtatattttatatatatacatatacatttatgtacTTGATTTCCAGGTAACATAaagaatttaattatttaatcctCTTTCCCACCTGACAATCCTGTAACCATATTGGCTTTGTGTATGAAAATAAACTTCCAGATAAGTTGAATTATTTGCCCAAACTAGCCCTTTTTATATACCATAAAGAAATTTAGAACAGAGATTCTAggtatctatcatctatctattttTCTATCTACGTATTATATGTCTTATATATTTCTTCACAGAAATACAGATAAATCTCATTGCAATCTGCtacagttttcttatttatatagCTGTCTAATATGTCTGAAGTGTGTTAACTGTTTCAGCCTATATCAACTGTGCAAAGAACTCTGTCTTGGAGTAGCAAGTTCTACACATTTTCtgaattctgattttaaaattttattatggaTAGTATTTAATAGCatcataatttattatataattggCATATGTATTGtcatattattaaatttaatttatacgTGTCACTATATAATTGCAATTATATAAATGACTAGACAGAAATTATAGAAAGTTTACAAGAACAGCACGATAATAGTTTATATATGTAGCCCTCAAATTTATGTCTTAACTTTTTTCTTGTCATATCTATGTCTGTATCTATTGTATTTCTTGTCTGTATCTATACatctatgtatgtacatatgtatctgtctatttatctatcatctatctataaCATCCTGGTTTTTCAACTTTAGTACTATTGAGATTTTAGACAGATATGGTGCTTTATAGGATGTTTAGCGACATCACTGACCTCTAACCATCATATGCCAATAGCTTCCACATTCCAGTTGTAACAATTAACATGTCTTCTCAATTATGACAAATGTCCTTTGGTTAGTAAAATAATTTCCAGTTGAGAAACAGCAACTATCTCTGTCTCTAtcactatttatatattttattatacttaggaaaattaaagtgttagttgctcagtcatgtttgactctttgcaaccccatggactgtagcctgccaggctcctctgtccttgggattctctgggccagaatactggagtgagttgctattcccttctccaggggattttcccgattcagggattgaacccagatctcctgaactgcaggcagattctttactatctgagccacgagATGAGTTTATTTCAAATATCCTAAATTGGAAAGTTTAATCTGTTTATACCAGCTTTGCATAGTGAAACTCTTCCAGATAATGATACATAGAACCTATTGACTATGTTGATGTTTCTACCCAGAACAGGTTCTTTAATAAACCTGAATGGAAACACACAATGGAACAGTGCTAAATGAATTCATCCTTATGGGAATTACCAACTGCCCTGAGCTGCAGGCTCCATTGTTTGGGCTCTTCCTCATCATCTATGTGATCTCAGTGGTGGGCAACTTAGGTATGATCATCCTCACCAAGATGGACTCCAAGCTTCAGACATTCATGTACTTCTTTCTTAGACACCTTGCTTTTACAGATCTTGGTTATTCAACAACTGTGGGACCCAAAATGTTGGTAAATTTTATTGAGGATCAAAATATAATCTCCTATTACTTTTGTGCTATGCAGCTAGCtttctttcttgtatttattGTTAGTGAAATTTTTATTCTGTCAGCAATGTcttatgaccgctatgtggccatctgtaaccCTCTTCTCTACCCAGTCATCATGTCACAAAGAGTGTGCTGGGTGCTGGTAGCGATCCCCTGTGTCTACAGCACATTTGTGTCTCTTCTCGTCACcgtaaaattatttaatttatctttctgtggcTACAGAGTCATCAGTCATTTCTACTGTGATAGTCTTCCTTTGTTATCTTTGCTCTGCTCAAATACACATGAAGTAGAAATGATTATTCTGATTTTAGCTGGGTTTGATTTGATTTTGTCTCTTCTGATAGTTCTTGTGTCGTACCTTCTCATTCTTGTATCCATTCTCAGGATGAGCTCTGCTGAAGGCAGGCACAAGGCTTTCTCTACCTGTGGATCCCACTTGACTGTGATCATAGTGTTCTATGGGACTTTACTATTTATGTATGTGCAACCAGAGTCCAGCCATTCCTTTGAcactgataaagtggcttccATATTTTATACTCTCATTATCCCTATGTTGAATCCATTAATCTATAGCTTGAGGAATAAAGATGTAAAATGTGCACTACATAGGGTGTGGAAAAAATCATGCAACCTTTTTTATTAACATGCAATACTGGTTATGGACTGGTTATGGACTCTAAATTTTGTTCTATGTGCCTCCAAATTAAGTAGTGAGTATAAATATGTTCaacaattatttatatattatattatatatactaggCACTTCCAATTGCTGCAAAGAgattaatgaaaaaaatagtgaaaaaattTGCCTTGAGCATAAAAGACCAATTTTGTATATAAACTAAGTAAATGTTAGGAGAATGTGTTAGGTAGATATAGACAAAGAAATGACTGTCCAGGTTCCTGaatgttttctcatcttttagaataaaattatggcatgttgtgtgtgtctgtgaattctttattttcttttgattttgccTTCATACTTTTCCACAGTATGTTTAATCTGTGTATTTGAAGCCATCaatcacatttattttctcaaataccCTTATTCTTTAACACTGAGATCCCACATTTTTTTTATCATCAATTCCTCTAATTCCTTATAAGAATCTATTTACCTATTAACTGAAACTATGTTGCAATTCAGCAATTCATAAGTCTGACTGAAGCCTGATTTTGTCTCAATTCATACATTTTGTTGAAATCAGAGGACatttaaatgaagataaaatttgGGATCCCTCAGTAGCTCCCAGATTGGTACTTCTTATTCTCTCAAGTGGTAATTCTTTCTCATAACTGGTAGTTTCATTGAAGGGAtagtaaaataattttgtctttttgaataaaaatatttatccatGTTTAAAAGTAATGTTCTACTTTTTGTATTCTTGAGTAAGAGAAACACTGATGAATTAATTGTGTTGGTTCTCTTTCCTTGGGttgatgtttccaatttttaTCAACACTGTTTATGCAGTAAGTTTTAATTGACTTTCAGTATTTAACTGCACAATTCATTATTCTACTTGTGGAAAGCAAAGGGAAACAATATCATTGTTGGCACTATGCCATAATTCTAAGGCCTAATACATGGCAGGGAGGcaattatcttgctttttataAGTGATTTCTACATTTTCCCATGTGCTACCTTTTACTCTACTTAAtaatcctgcaactttactgaggCTATTAGTCTACAATATATGCTTTGTTTAGTATCTTgcaataaaattatttgtttatccCATGAAGCGTTAATAAAACATCTTCActggaatacaatttttaaacaACATGACACAAAACAACCAAGATCTCCTTTAATATGAGTATGGATAAAAAAAGATGGTATATCCAAAAAATGGATGATAGCCTTTTAAAAACATGTGCTGACATTATTGGGAGTacagagacaaaaataaacaaattaacaaataatGCTGACCCAAACCTTATAAAGAtgtattcaaaatgaaaaaaaaaattaggtttaAAATGCTAAACCATAAAACATTCAGATAAAGCAATAAGGGAAAATCTATATCCAAGACCAAGGGCTAGTTAAAAGTTTGTATGACATCAAAACATAATCTAGATAATACAATCAAAAAATAATCAGAAGACCTAGTCATTTCTCAAAATAAGGCATACAGATGGtcaaaagacacatgaaaatatgttcagagTTGctgattattagaaaaatgcaaatcaaaacttcaatgagatattacctcacatcaGCTAGAATGGCTATCCTCAAAatatccacaaacaataaatgttggaaggGTGTGAagagaaaggaaccctcctaaaatattggtgggaatataaattcatACAGAAactatggaggacagtatggaggttacataaaagataaaaatagagctaccatatgaccctggagtcccactcctaggcatatatatggataaaaatatgatttaaaatatatacacagcaAAAtgtcattgcagcactgtttaaagtagtcaagacatggaagcaacataaatgtccaaaAACAGTGGggtaaataaaaaagatatagcacatatatacaatggaatactactcagtcattaaaaagatcAAATAAAGCCATTTGCAAGAACATGAATGGGCTTAGGGattgttcacttcagttcagtcactcagtcatgtccaactctttgtgatcccatggactgaagcacaccaggcttccctgtccatcaccaactcctggagcttactcaaactcatgtccatcaagtcaatgatgtcatccaaccatctcattttctgtcatctccttctcctcctgccttcaatctttcccagcatcacagtcttttccagtgagtcagttcttcgcatcaggtggccaaaatattgaagttttagcttcagcatcagtccttcaaatgaatattcacgattgatttcctttaggattggctggtttgatctccttgcagtccaagggactttcaagagtctttctcaacaccacagttcaaaagcatcaatttttcagtgctcaggtttctttatagtccaactctcacatccatacatgactactggaaaaaccatagctataaCTAGATGTACaccgttggcaaagtaatgttgcttgctttttaatatgctgtctaagttagttatagcttttcttccaagaagcaagcatcttttaatttcttggctgcagtcatcatctgcagtgattttggagcccaagaaaatagtctctcactgtttccattgcttctccatctatttgccatgagtgatgggaccggatgccatgatcttagttttctgaatgctgagttttaagtaagctttttcactctcctctttcattttcatcatgagtctctttaattcctctaaactttctgccataagggtggtgtcatctccatatctgaggttatcaatatgtgtcctggcagtcttgattccagcttgtacttctttcagcccagcatttggcatgatgtaccctgcatataagttaaattagcagggtgatatactcctttcccaatttggaaccagtctgttgttccatgtccagttctaattgttacttcttgacctgcatccagatttctcacgaggcaggtcaggtggtctggtatgcccatcttgataattttccacagtttgttctgatctacccagtcaaaggctttggtgaatcaataaagcagaagtagatgtttttctgggaattctcttgcttttttatgatctaacagatgttgacaatttgatctctggttcctttgcttttgctaaacctggcttgaacatctggaaattcatggttcacatactgttgaagcctggcttgaaggattttgagcattactttgctaccttgtgaaatgagtgcaattgtgtggtaatttgaacattctttggcattacctttctttgggattggaatgaaaattgaccttttccagtcctgtggccactactgagttttccaaatttgctgacttattgagttcagcactttcacagcatcatcttttaggatttgaaatagctcaactggaatttcatcatctccactagctttgatcatagtgaGGCTTCCtgaggtccacttgacttcacattccaggatttctggctctatgtgagtgatcacaccattgtggctatctggatcatgaagatcttttttgtatagtttttctgtgtatttttgctacctcttcttaatatcttctgcttctgttaggtccatactattttagtccttcattgtgcccatctttgcatgaaatgttctcttggtatctctctgatccaaagtgaaagtgaaagttgctcagttgtgtccatctctttgcgaccccatggactatccagaccatgaaattctccaggccacaatactggaatgggtagcctttccctactccaagggatcttcccaatccagggatggaaacctgcattgcaggtgggttctttaccagctgagtcacaacagaagcccacgaatactggagtgggtggagtgggtagcctatcacttttccagtggatcttgccgacccaggaattgaaccagagtctcctgcattgcagaccaattctttaccaactgaactatcagggaagccccaataaatgTACAATTCTTTCCAGATCCCTTGATGAGGCAAAATCGGGGTTTCCAACACAGATTGAGATGTGGAAATAATTAATTGGATATTAACAGATTTTAAAGTACAAAGTAATTGGATAGTAACAGATTTTTAAGCtttatagttttattattatttaatttcacaATACAACCTGTTACATAATTGGCATATGTATTAagtcatattcagttcagttcagttgctcagtcgtgtctgactctttgcgactccattaattgcagcacgccaggcctccctgtccatcatcatctcccggagttcactcaaactcacatccattgagtcagtgatgccatccagccatctcatcctctgtcgttcccttgtcctcctgcccgcaatccctcccagcattagagtcttttccagtgagtcaactcttcacatgaggtggccaaagtactggagtttcagcttaacatcattttttcaaagaacacccagagctgatctcctccagaatggactggttggacttccttgcagtccaagggactctcaagagtcttctccaataccacagttcaaaagcatcaattcttcggtgctcagctttcttcacagtccaactctcgcatccatacatagccactagaaaaaccatagccttggctagatagACCTAATTAGCAAACGCCATTTATACATGTCCCTATGTGATTGCAGTTATGTAAATGACTAATAGAAGGCTTAGAAGAATAGCACAAAAATAGTTATACATGTAACccaaaatttttgttttagctTTCTTCCTTTGCATATCAAAGTTtatgtatctgtatctatatatttatctaGCTCTATCTATTCAACtatgtatgtatctatttatCTAACTAACCATACTGGTTTTTAAATCTTATAACTCTTCAGATATTGGGCTGATAAAGGGTATTATAAGATGTTGAGAATCATAATTGACCTCTAACCATTGCTGGCAAGTAGCACCCAACTCCTAGTTGTGACAACCAACATGACTCCTAGACATTGACAAATGTTCTTCAGTTAGTAAAATAATGTTCAGTTGAGAACTAATAAACATTTCTGACTCTTTATCTATCTGTGTATACATTATTATATGAAGAAtgtgggtttatttttaaatatcctaTTTTGAGACATTAAGATGCATTTTATTTAGACTAGCtttgcatttaaaaatctttcaggTAATAATACATGAGATCT
This portion of the Bos taurus isolate L1 Dominette 01449 registration number 42190680 breed Hereford chromosome 15, ARS-UCD2.0, whole genome shotgun sequence genome encodes:
- the OR8K64 gene encoding olfactory receptor family 8 subfamily K member 64, producing the protein METHNGTVLNEFILMGITNCPELQAPLFGLFLIIYVISVVGNLGMIILTKMDSKLQTFMYFFLRHLAFTDLGYSTTVGPKMLVNFIEDQNIISYYFCAMQLAFFLVFIVSEIFILSAMSYDRYVAICNPLLYPVIMSQRVCWVLVAIPCVYSTFVSLLVTVKLFNLSFCGYRVISHFYCDSLPLLSLLCSNTHEVEMIILILAGFDLILSLLIVLVSYLLILVSILRMSSAEGRHKAFSTCGSHLTVIIVFYGTLLFMYVQPESSHSFDTDKVASIFYTLIIPMLNPLIYSLRNKDVKCALHRVWKKSCNLFY